GCGGCAGCAGCGCCAGCAAAAAGCGCTAGCTCGATACCCCGACAACGTTATCCAGGCACCCTCGGTGCGCCGGGGGTGCCTTTGTCGTTACTATGTCCGCGGAGGTCCGAATCCATGCGAAGGATATGCTTGTTCGTGATCGCCGTCGCGCTGTCGCTAGCGTCATGTAAGCCGGCGCAGACCGGTCCCACCGGCGCCGCTCCCGAGGGTGCCCCCGCACAACCGCAATCTTCGCCGGATGAGACACCAAAGTCCGGCGACCTGGGCGACAATCTCGAAGAGTTTCAGGTCACGCCCAGCGGTTCGAGCGCAAGTTCGGGGAGCAAAGCGCCGTGACGTTCTGTAAGTTTTCGACGGCGCATCGCGTGCAATGAATGTCGTCCTCATCGGTTCGCGCGGCAGCGGCAAATCGGCGGTAGCGAAGGCGCTGGCAACGGTGCTGTCGCGGCCTGTCGTTTCGACCGACGCTGAAATCGAGCGGCGCGCCGGGTGCGCGATCGTGGATTTCGTTTCAAACCGTGGGTGGGACGCGTTTCGCGACCTCGAGTCGGAAGTGGTTCGCCACGTCGCGCCACGCGCCGACTGTATAATCGATACCGGAGGCGGCGTCGTGCTGCGCCAGGCCAACGTCGACGCGCTGCGCGCCGGCGGCCGCGTCTTCTGGTTGCAGGCGCCCGTGACCGTACTTGCCGCGCGCATCAAGGACGACGCCAGCCGCCCTTCGCTAACGGGCTCGAAGTCCGCGGTCGATGAACTCGCCGACGTTCTGGCGGCGCGCACTCCCTTGTACGCGGCGGCGGCCCATCATTCCATCGATGCCGCAACCCGTACGCCGGAGGAGA
This genomic window from Candidatus Hydrogenedentota bacterium contains:
- a CDS encoding shikimate kinase, which produces MNVVLIGSRGSGKSAVAKALATVLSRPVVSTDAEIERRAGCAIVDFVSNRGWDAFRDLESEVVRHVAPRADCIIDTGGGVVLRQANVDALRAGGRVFWLQAPVTVLAARIKDDASRPSLTGSKSAVDELADVLAARTPLYAAAAHHSIDAATRTPEEIAAEISRLFY